Genomic segment of Zerene cesonia ecotype Mississippi chromosome 7, Zerene_cesonia_1.1, whole genome shotgun sequence:
TTACGCATACGCTCCTTATGCCGCCGCTCCTCTTGTTGCCTACTAAGAATTGCCTGACCAAAGATGtgatacttaataaatatgttgcaaatttatcatgttttattcaaattacaaaaCTGCAAGATACAAAAGATCTGTGTTAAATGAAACATACTCGTACAgcttaaagttaaaaataaataactagtgAATTTTGTATAGATAACACTGGTGACTTACACAACTATCATATTTTGATTCAAGGAATAAAGATATCTACTTTATATATCACTAGCTCTTGCTCGCAGCTTGGCCCGCGCGGTCTAAATATAAGTACttagaatatttatactaattcatataattgaaGAATAcgagcataatattataattatttatttacattacaccagattaataaaataattaaataacattaaaagatactctattttattttcatctctAGCTAATAGTATCTAAAATACCAAGACTCCGcatatgtgtgtgtgaaaaataaacaattattttgtctCCAGTATcatctttattattgtttttctggtattgttatgtatattacataattaaataatatatgatgaATTAACGAAAGAATACCTGTACACCTTATACAATTGTTCCGAGTACGTCATAAATGTTTACGCCTACCGAAAGATTAACACATTGCTTCGTAAATGTTTGATCAACAACAATATAATCAAAGGTGTTGATTGGCACTTTACTTCGTCGATACGCAAATCTGTTTTTCGATGTGTAGTcacatttaacattaaatatattaaatatgccataggatttaataacaatatggagattatggaaaaaatattgaatggaGAGTGAGAAGTGTTAGGGTATCCACGCGGTAGATAACGAAAGTTCCCGCAGTCCCGCGTCGGGGTACGGTGGAGTTTTAGTCGGTAAGAACCCGACATAACCTACGGCTTCTTCCCCAGGAGCTATGGGCATGATTTCctcacataaaaaatttggGTAGAAAATAACAGGAATAAAACAGTGAGTAGATAAACCGTTTCGTTAAATTGTATTTCCTTTACAATCAATTATCAAATTACATCTaaagcataataataaaatgataaacgGACTAAAAATCACCAAAAAGCGAATATCTTTGCAATTTTTAGTAACATGAGTTCCATAAGTTAATAAACAatgatcataatttttattttttcctaatAAAATGGGatatttttacgtatttttacgtattattttttaaattagactGGAACAAAAATCGCATTACATTGTGGTGAAGTACTGCTGCTGCTGGAATACACTACATGGaggcaaacaaacatttttatagcatatagtcattataataatcatatttatcagCAAATATTTGTTCTCACAGTCCCAGACCCAGGTCTGATTACCCACCAATTATCACATCATTACACCGGCTAAGTCCTGGTAAGCAGATGGAACATGTCGAAATATTAATTCTTGAACAAATTCCTCACgacgttttccttcaccgttttgaacTATGATGATGTgcagataaatgaaaaatctattcattTCTTACACGTTTAtttggtctcgaacccccggCTCTTTAATTAAAGTCCAAAGTTCTAGCCCAATTAGCgcaattatgttatctgtgccaaTGCTTTACCATAAGCAACCACTGCACAATAAAGAGAAtcttatttatagtttatggTACGTTATTTTAAGtacttaatatgtatataacctaagtatttctatttcctgtagcatataaataaattattatcaagtGAAATTAAATCTATGAAAGTCTCAGTTACTCTTCGATTGATTTCAATGAATTATATATGGCAATCATGCGTTGGTTAACATTCTACTTGCATTTTGCGATAGGCGCGGATAAAGATTGTTAAACTAAAAAAGACTGTACAAGTATTAGAACTATATGCaacagtatttataataatgtattaatatcattttaacgATTGTAAGGaaacttgtaaaatatatatttgtatgtctaAAGGAATATTTATGCAATATCAAGTAATTTTCCACGAACATAATATGTCACAAACAGATTGCTTTGCTTACGATTTTTGGATGCGTACGTGAAATATTTACACAGAACCGAGGACCCTTCAAGAACATATCCCTCCTTCAGGTACAGATAATTCTATTTACTGTTCGCGTATTCTGTACGATTTAGATTTTAGTAGATATCTGGAATATTCCACTGAAACATGAAAATTGGATGAAGACGTAACAACTATTTCGATAAGTGAGCAAGAGGAATTAAGATGattaatttcgtttaattttttcaaataatgaatattaaataatatactggCCACTTACAAGTTACAACGGGGTACTTTCCCAGCGGGCTATgtctagttattattattcgtcCGTCGTAATTTCAATACGATTTTTGTAGCCATCAAGGTTCATGTCCTTACCCATTGAACCATTAGGTATTCTGCTACACGGACTACATTGCCACACCACAATGCAAAATTTGTAACACCTATATAAAAGACAGGGTTCCATTTTCTATCGACcgcatttcatattataagcGGTCTCGCGAGGGAACGTCataattatgtttgaaatcaaggtaataaattaataaataatagtattaaaaaacatgCTTAGtgtgtaaacataaaataatgaaatgttttattgtctCCAGGTCTTACTGTTTTCGCTGGCATGCGGCCTTGTTCATAGTTCGGGAATTCACGAACTACAACCGGTGGCACCATTGGGAGCTGCTCCAGTGGTTACTGCTGCTAGCTCACAATATTTCCAAAGAACCTTCAACCGCTTGGTAGAAGCTCCACCTGTGTTGCAGCCTGTACCAGTGGCACCAGTTTTCCCAGTTGCACCTCAGCCACCCGTCGTTGTCGAAGCTACTAGAACAACTGTATTACCCGCAGCGCCTACAAACCCTCCACAAAATGAGCCAGTTAACCCAAATGTGGCTATTGCTGTTGCCACCGCACATGCTGCAGCCCCAGTAGCAACGATCCTGTTACCACCATATCCGTTCGGTCTGCCAGCCTTTGGATTTATTCCACAACCCGCTGATAATTTTCCTACAGATAATCCTAACAGGGAATCGACAACTCAACGTCCATCGACCAAGACAGCTACGACTCAGAAAGATCAAGAGGCGACTACAGCTGTCCCATCGAACATCGACAATAGCTTCGTTCAAGCGTTACCCtcaaatgaaaatgtaaactTTAGGCAGTACCTTGCCCCCCCGTTACCCCAACAAGTTCCGCAACAAGCTCAGAGACCTCAAAAATTGAAGACCACAGTGGAAGTTGTTCCAGTTCCTCTTACATATATCGCCCCGCCTCCACTTGgccttcatcatcatcaccaccaTCAACATCATCACCATCACAGTCTACCGTTGAAAGCTGTACCTCACGTGCATACTTTTATACCAAAGACTAGAATAATTATAAGGCCTGTATCGGCTCCCCTGAGAGTTCGTACAATAAGGGTTCCTGCAGCGCTAGTTGCATACAGAGCGCCGCAGAGGGCGAGAAATGTGCCTCGAAGGATAATGCAAAACCAACGTTCAAACTCTCGAGATATAGAGCCAACAACATTTAGACCCGTCAACAGGCCACTAACTAAACCAccaagattataaaattatctgtaaAGTTATTAGGAAAATGTGTACAGAATTATCACTTGTTAAAATTCACAACTTAGTTTAATGCAACTGTAAATAcactatatttatactttttatacatctttttttatttcctaagGTTTTCGgaatttcaattcaatcaatttaatggatgtttttttgttttaggtGACTATGCCTAGTCTATATTTCCTTAATCTGAAACCGTCTAGGTCTATGTGTTTTTagtgtttatgaaataaacaataactaaaatagaagttggttaaaaatagCTATGTAAGTAAACAAATCTATAGAAACaacatatacctagtcttgccataaatattgtaataaagaaaaaagaaaattgttaactgcaaataacatttattacNNNNNNNNNNNNNNNNNNNNNNNNNNNNNNNNNNNNNNNNNNNNNNNNNNNNNNNNNNNNNNNNNNNNNNNNNNNNNNNNNNNNNNNNNNNNNNNNNNNNNNNNNNNNNNNNNNNNNNNNNNNNNNNNNNNNNNNNNNNNNNNNNNNNNNNNNNNNNNNNNNNNNNNNNNNNNNNNNNNNNNNNNNNNNNNNNNNNNNNNNNNNNNNNNNNNNNNNNNNNNNNNNNNNNNNNNNNNNNNNNNNNNNNNNNNNNNNNNNNNNNNNNNNNNNNNNNNNNNNNNNNNNNNNNNNNNNNNNNNNNNNNNNNNNNNNNNNNNNNNNNNNNNNNNNNNNNNNNNNNNNNNNNNNNNNNNNNNNNNNNNNNNNNNNNNNNNNNNNNNNNNNNNNNNNNNNNNNNNNNNNNNNNNNNNNNNNNNNNNNNNNNNNNNNNNNNNNNNNNNNNNNNNNNNNNNNNNNNNNNNNNNNNNNNNNNNNNNNNNNNNNNNNNNNNNNNNNNNNNNNNNNNNNNNNNNNNNNNNNNNNNNNNNNNNNNNNNNNNNNNNNNNNNNNNNNNNNNNNNNNNNNNNNNNNNNNNNNNNNNNNNNNNNNNNNNNNNNNNNNNNNNNNNNNNNNNNNNNNNNNNNNNNNNNNNNNNNNNNNNNNNNNNNNNNNNNNNNNNNNNNNNNNNNNNNNNNNNNNNNNNNNNNNNNNNNNNNNNNNNNNNNNNNNNNNNNNNNNNNNNNNNNNNNNNNNNNNNNNNNNNNNNNNNNNNNNNNNNNNNNNNNNNNNNNNNNNNNNNNNNNNNNNNNNNNNNNNNNNNNNNNNNNNNNNNNNNNNNNNNNNNNNNNNNNNNNNNNNNNNNNNNNNNNNNNNNNNNNNNNNNNNNNNNNNNNNNNNNNNNNNNNNNNNNNNNNNNNNNNNNNNNNNNNNNNNNNNNNNNNNNNNNNNNNNNNNNNNNNNNNNNNNNNNNNNNNNNNNNNNNNNNNNNNNNNNNNNNNNNNNNNNNNNNNNNNNNNNNNNNgtaataaatgttatttgcagttaacaattttcttttttctttattacaatatttatggcaagactaggtagatatgtacataataaactcttcaaatattttggacaaaatatacacataaaaatatcaaataacatgtgcaaaaataaacatatcgtTGATAGCATAGTAAGAGAAAAGTAAAAGTGGTCACATAACGGATAGTCATaacaattatcatattattgtatgaCGAGACtttgattgaatttatattgtgtgcgtgtttatatttgaattgtatGTTGCCATAATtacatgattataatatattaaaaagtagttAATAAAAGAGATTCTAATCATTATCTATGCTGATATAATATGCTGAATAGacttattctattttaacgtataaaacataaaaccctctatgttttaaatagaagTTAGTAGAATCATTGCACGATTTCATGTTCGTTAATGCTCACTTGAATAAACAGTGGTACGCATGATCGAGTATTTGATAGGGATAAATGAATCCTAGTGACAGTCCCGAGTGTTGCTATACAAACGGTTCTTAATGTAAGCGctgtatcataaatataattaatgattattagTTTTTCGTTTATGCTCTTTGTACCAAAAGTCTAAAAGGGGGccctattactaagacttcgctgtctatctgtctgccCATAATCTGTAACCAAGCTGGGTGTACTCATGACTTAGTAAGATATAATTCaacaattgaaattttcactttttttaccgatttttcttttcattgcGAGATGTGACATCTATACTGCTATAACTTTACATATATGATTCGATGGTTTGTTTggttctattttttattctaaatcgATTCGGCTGATTTGAAGTCTTATACCATTAGGTAGAAAGCTATGTCTATCCTTACCGAACATAAcagatattattgtttatccatttatatttttatatttatcaattaaacatAGTTGTTCTGATACATTTCTTTAAacctacattttttaatattttgtttatttaatccaTGTCCGAAGAACTGACTCGGACGTGGCATTACTTTCGAATTCTGTGAAATAGTAAAACCGAAATTGAAAAGATCGAATTATATATTCGCTCGAACTTGGAAATGCTCcaataagtttaaaatgtttgttcatATTAAGTTTAATCACGTAGTTAATAGCTACTTTTGTTCAGAATATAAGTTAAATTcagtataataatgttatcttGCGAATTACAAATATAGTCTTTTTTCGACATAAAAGCggactatttatttatttaaaaaaagcaacCCATAATTCCcttaatacaaaaacacacatatacttatagatttttttaatagcaataTTGTTTAGAGCATGTtatagctatatatttttaaatatgaccAAAGACAAAGAAAAATGAGACGTATACATTATGATTACGCATTGTTGTCATAACATTACGACTTACGTTGCGGATATTGTAAGGGAAGTAAATATTTC
This window contains:
- the LOC119828216 gene encoding collagen alpha-1(XXVII) chain-like, with translation MFEIKVLLFSLACGLVHSSGIHELQPVAPLGAAPVVTAASSQYFQRTFNRLVEAPPVLQPVPVAPVFPVAPQPPVVVEATRTTVLPAAPTNPPQNEPVNPNVAIAVATAHAAAPVATILLPPYPFGLPAFGFIPQPADNFPTDNPNRESTTQRPSTKTATTQKDQEATTAVPSNIDNSFVQALPSNENVNFRQYLAPPLPQQVPQQAQRPQKLKTTVEVVPVPLTYIAPPPLGLHHHHHHQHHHHHSLPLKAVPHVHTFIPKTRIIIRPVSAPLRVRTIRVPAALVAYRAPQRARNVPRRIMQNQRSNSRDIEPTTFRPVNRPLTKPPRL